In Triticum urartu cultivar G1812 unplaced genomic scaffold, Tu2.1 TuUngrouped_contig_5835, whole genome shotgun sequence, the genomic window TTCCCAGAAATCGGTGATTTTATTTCAAAATtgatgaattttttttcaaaatcaatgaactttctTATTGCAAGATCGATGCAATTTTTTCATATTTGTGTTTTTTTTAAATTGAAGATTTTTCTAATTTCATATTTTTTCAAAAATCCGATAACTTTTTTCCCTTCGTGATTATTTTCAAATTTCATGAACTTTTTCTCAAATTAGTGAACTTTTTCAACTTtatgaactttttaaaattcatgaatttTTCTGAATACGTGAACTGTTTTataatttgtgatttttttaATAAGGCAGCGTGTTTTTTGCATCTTCACgaagttttttttgaaatatGTGAAATTTCTAAAATTGTTCATTTTTTTAGGAAAATCACGTATGAGCGGGCTATAAATATTCTTGAAGTATAAGCGTCACTTGTAACGTGATGCTCTAGTGGTTAGCCAGGCAGCTGCACGACCGAGCGCCGGTTGGGTTCCGCGGCGCTGACGGCGCTGAATAGGAGAGAATATCATATATGACGCGCGCCGCAACAAACTGTCACTAAAAAGCACATGGGAGAGTTTAGGAAGCCACTAGTTAACAAGTGCTTCTTTGGGAGCCTTGCAACGATCAGCGTCAGTTGGCGCTTTcagccattcgccacgtgtcgcgctctgggTGCTCCTATggattttattttttatttttcagcATGCGTTTTCGGCTATTTAAACGGGTTTTTTCGGAGTTTTTTGACGTTTTGGTTTTTCATCGGTCTTCCTTAGCTTCTCgacaaaaaaaattcaaaaaaaaattagcgcgaaaaaacgcgtttttttccgcgagaggcacggttttgctttcgcgatagtcacggccatgcctctgggaaacgaaaaaaaacgcgttttctgttttttttcctttcccGAGAGTCACGgctttgctttcgcgagaggcacggtggtgctttcgcgagagtcacgtcCGTGCCTCTGGAAAACGaaaaaaaaaacgcgttttcttttttttcctttcgcgagagtcacggttttgcttccgcgagagacacgattgtgctttcacgagagtcCCGGCCGTGTCTCTCAGAAACGGgaaaaaacgcattttttcctttcgcgagagtcatggttttgcttccgcgagaggcatgagTGTGCTTTCGCGGGAGTCACGACCGTGCTTCCTTGGGAAcaaaaaaacgtgttttttttcttccgcgagaggcatggttaTGATTTCTTGAGAGGTACGGGCATGCCTCTTTCGGAGAGGGAAAAAGCCCGTGCTACCGATTCGGTTTTTTCGTctgtttttttcgtgaaaaaaaagttCGTTAAACCTATTAATATGGGATTTAATTTTGAAAATCTCGACGCTAGGAATCCAACGGTGAAAGCGGTTTGACATTTGCATGCACGGTTTGCGagataaaatattttgaataaaTGAATCTATGAAGAAATGGAAAACTCCCGGGCTGCGACAAATGGCGCGCTGCATGTACGTCACTTATCGCAACCTGGGAAATTGGAGTGATCTTTGCAACGACTCCTCAACTAGTGATTTCGGAGAGTTCGAGCGAACGATATGGGCCCGCCCATTTTCAGTAGCATTAACGTGCTACAGAATTCTGGTTTTGGGAACCTACTAGCAAGTTCCTGAACCTGGTTTTCAGGGTTTTTTCCGGTTTTTTCTTATTTCTTTCCTTCTTCCTTTTTCTTTATCAATTTTTTTGAGTGAAATACGCCGCTAGTCCACGAACTCAAACTGATCGGACACTTTAGGCCATCAACTTAGAAAGTGATCAGATTTAGTCCACAAACTTGTTTATTTGATCAAATAAGGCCAAAACTGATTAGAGAGGAGAAAAACCAGCCACTTGGCTGCCACATCAGCGGCTCTTAGACTGTTGGACTAACTATTTTTAGAGGGGCGTATTTGCAAACTTGTCGGGTTAAATGGCGTATAGAGTAAAAAAAACCTGCATTGCTGGGGACTCGAACCAACAACCAATCAGAGTTAGCAAGCAGCAGCTAACCATTGGGACACAATCTGACTTCTTTATTTTGTGACAGCCGACTCATTATATATTCATGTAGAACCAGGAGATTTCATGCAATCacctttttgtttctttttctgCGGGTGGATCCCATGCAATCACATGATTTCCTTCTGGTGTTGGTCGGTAGATTTCCTTATATTTACAATCCTATTAAGTACTACCCGTTAGCTTGTTTCCTGCCTTTGACATTACTGATTTGGAAAGAACAGTTTTCTTAAAAACAATATAACGCCATGGTGCATGGAAAGTTTAATGTCAACATACTTATTGTAACATATATAATCCGATGCAACTTATTACAAAGATAGGTTGTGTTCCAATGGTAATCAGCTAGTTGCCAAATCCTACAGGTTGTAGGTTCAAATCACATGCAAGGTGgtttttatttattattttctTTATACGCCATTAGTTAAGATAGGTTGCTAAAAAACCGATCAGCTTGCAAAAAGGGCCCTGTAAAAATAGTTAGTCACAGAACGGTCTAAGGAACGCGGACGTGGTGGCCACGTGGTCGGTTTTTCTCCTCTTCTCCTCTCTAGATGGTTTTGGCCTTGTTTGATCAAATAAACGAGTTTGTGGACTAAATCTGATCACTTCCTGAATTGATGGCCTAAAGTGTGCAATCAGTTTTAGTTCGTGGACTAGTGGCGCATTTCACTCAGTTTATTTATTATTTTCATTATACGCCATTAGTTAAGATAGGTTGCTAAAAAAACCGATCAGCTTGCAAAAAGGGCCCTGTAAAAATAGTTGGTCACAGAACGGTCTAAGGAACGCGGACGTGGTGGCCACGTGGTCGGTTTTTCTCCTCTTCTCCTCTCTAGACGGTTTTGGCCTTGTTTGATCAAATAAACAAGTTTGTGGACTAAATCTGATCACTTTCTGAATTGATGGCTTAAAGTGTGCAATCAGTTTGAGTTCGTGGACTAGTGGCGCATTTCACtcagttttttttctttttttcggtTTTTGTTTCTTTTCATTTTCCAAGTTTTTTCCTTTTCAAAATTATTTTATTTTTAGCAAATTTGTTCATAAATTGAGAAAAAAGTTCTGTGTTTCAGAAAATTATCAAATTTTCAAAAAATGCTCATGTTTTCAAATATTGTTCAGAAGTTTAAAAAATGTTcctccttttccaaaaaaaatcacAACTTGAAAAAATGTTCAGGATTTTCAAAATTTCTTCATGTCTTAAAATTTTGGTCAGCGTATAAAAACCATTCCTGTTTCTTCCAATTTAGTTCACAAATGGGAAAATTAATCAAGAATTGAAAAAACCTTtgttttttgatttttttttcgaATTTTAAGTACTATTCCTGTTTTCAAATGTTTTTCACAAACTTGAAAAATGTTCGAGTATTTCAACAAATGGTCCGAGGTTTCCAAATTTGTTCAGAATTTTTTAGATTTTTCATTATTTGAACAGAAAGTTCAGAATTTTCAAGAAATTCACAGTTTCAAAAAATGGTCACTTTCTACAAAAATTGTTCGCCATTTTGGGAAGAAGTTTGAAATTTCAATATTTGTTCGTGTTGTTAAGTTCACActtttaaaaaaattcagaacTCCAAAAGATGTTAACATTTTTGACAAATCGCATTTCAGAAAAGTTTAAAATTTCGGAATTTGTTCACATCTAGCACAAAATGTTCAGACTTTCAAAAAATACTTGCcttttaattatttatttacaCTTTGCAAGAAAAGTGTTCATTTTTTTGAAAAGGTATTCATATCTGGCGTTGTGGTTAGTTCTTAAAATTTAGCGCTGCTTTTTACCAATGTATTATCGTCTAATGCATAGGTTTGTCGACAGGGCTTTGTAACCCGGTGGTCTGCGATTCGACTCCTGTTCAGGGCACTTGATATTTTTTTTTATTGTGCCACAGTACAAGCGGGGCGAATGCGCGAGCACACTAATGGGCCTGCCCATTCGGGGCTTGCTACATGAGTCGCGACCCCGATTTGACGCAGAATGCATCAAATAGGAGCTCCCTTCCTCGTGGGGCATAGCTGAGGCATGGATGCTTTAAGCAAGAGCGGGCCTGGCCCAATCTCTCATACATGAAGTTAATCATCCTGATCCCATGTATTGTCTTCGCCATAGGGCCCACTAGCAAAGCGTGAGCATGCATCAAGGAAGGTGGCAGTACATAGGAGCAACAAGCAAATGAATGGACGAAGCTCTGGAAGATAGAGGTTCCATCCAAAATCAAGATGTTCTTATGGCGGTTTGCGAGATGCTCCACACCCATGGCGGATCTCCTTCAGCGTCGAAATATGGCCACATCTGGGGCATGCAAATTATGTGGGGCTGCCGACTCTTGGAGACATGCACTCTTAAACTGTTCTATGGCCAGAAGTGTTTGGGCCTTGGCGGAGGAGGATATGGTGGAAAAAATGATCCAGTGTGATAGTGACAACGCCAAAGACTGGTTTTTCAAGATGATAGACACGCTGTCTTATGAACAGCTAATTCAAATGTCAATCACTCTTTGGGCCGTGTGGGGAGCAAGGAGGAAAGCAGTTTATGAAGATATCTTCCGGCGTCCCATGTCGACTCATCTTCTTATCCAGTCTTATTGGAATGACCTTCAAATCACAAAGAAACCGAACTTGCATCACATTCCATCGAGACAGCCCCGGCCGAGACAGTGGATTCAGTCACCAGAGAACACAATGAAGCTCAACGTGGATGCGGCGGTGGCATCACGGAGGGGAATAGGAGCAGTGGGTGTAGTTTGCAGAGACAGGGGCGGCAGTTTCCAGGGTGCCTCGGTGATCGTTTTCAGAGGTATAATCGACCCCACTACGCTGGAGGCGTTAGCGGTGAGGGAAGCAATGGCACTCGCGGAAGATTTGAACGTCTCTGCCATACAGGTGGCCTCAGACTGTTCGGTGGTAATAGATGACATCAAGAGAAAAAAATGATCCAGTGTGATAGTGACAACGCCAAAGACTGGTTTTTCAAGATGATAGACACGCTGTCATATGAACAGCTAATTCAAATGGCAATCACTCTCTGGGCCGTGTGGGGAGCAAGGAGGAAAGCAATTTATGAAGACATCTCCCAAAGTCCCATGTCGACTCACATTTTTATCCAGTCTTATTGGAATGACCTTCAAATCACAAAGAAACCGAACTTGCATCACATTCCATCGAGACAGCCCCGGCCGAGACAGTGGATTCAGTCACCAGAGAACACAATGAAGCTCAACGTGGATGCGGCGGTGGCATCACGGAGGGGAATAGGAGCAGTGGGTGTAGTTTGCAGAGACAGGGGCGGCAGTTTCCAGGGTGCCTCGGTGATCGTTTTCAGAGGTATAATCGACCCCACTACGCTGGAGGCGTTAGCGGTGAGGGAAGCAATGGCACTCGCGGAAGATTTGAACGTCTCTGCCATACAGGTGGCCTCAGACTGTTCGGTGGTAATAGATGACATCAAGAGAAATAGTGGAGCAGAATATGGAGCAATTCGTGCAAGAGATTAGGGAGTATGCTAAGTCTTTTGTTTTATGTAATTTTGTTCATGAGTTTAGGAGCTTGAATTTCGAAGCTCATAATCTAGCGAGACATGCACTGCGACGGGGGCCTGGCCGCCATGTTTGGTTAGGCCACCCTGGGGACCTCCATTTGGTCCCTGTAACCATGGTGACGTCTTAATAAAGTTTCACGGATTGTCTAAAAAAAATCAAGGAAGGTGGCGGCTGTGCACTTCATTTCGGTGGAGGTCGACTTGGATGGTTCACAGAGGCATGGGGCAGCGGCATGACGTTGTTTGTTTTGTCTACTTCGGTTGTGTGGGCAAGTGCGGCCAAGGTGATGGGGTGTTCATGCTCGGATCTTCGAGCCTGGGTGGCGACGAGCGATGGTCGGGGTGGCGGCTATTGTCAAGGTGAATCTCAGATCCGGTCGGATCTGGACTATGCAGGCTTGTGGTTGCTGCTCTGTGGCGGTACGACTGGTGTTTTGTTGGCCGTGGCGCGGCACGGTTGTGCGGTGTGGTGTTGCTTGTGTTGTGGTCTCGATCAGGTCCAGGTGGTGCCGACATCCACTCGGGGATTCCTCCTTGATGTTGCATGACTGTGATGTCCTGCTTAGTTCGGTGTGGTCTACCACCAATGAATACAAGCGGAGCCACAACTTAGTCTTCCAGGTTTGTAGCAGCTGGCCCCATACACAAGGTATGTTAAAGTGGCGAGGAATAAGATTTTGGGGGAAAGATTTGATCGACAAGGGCCGTTACTGACGATGATTGAAGGCATTATCGAAGGGTACTTTTTCAACATTGGTATGTGTCCGTCGAAGTGGTGGCAGCGTTGGAGGTTGTTGACATGGCTGAACCATTATCAAAGGTTCGGTGGGGTTGGTCAAGCACGGTTCGTGCGAACACTTTGTGGTTGATGATGGTCGATGCGGACGATGACATCGTCCATGGGCGTCGTTTTTCTTTTTGAAGCCACTCCAAAGATCTTGCTCTCAGTGCATGTATAATGGTGGCATATCCATATGCCTCATGATAAAAAGTAATTTGAGACGTTTATATTAATTTTTTCCTCTTCAATGCAAGCTCTCACTAGTGGGCCTCATtattaaataaaaaataaagactcTAATACACATTCATCTTTACTTTTCATTCCAACCTTTTCAGCTTTTGTCATCGGACCACACTTTTTTTCTTCAAATATCCGCCTCCTGGAGAGGATCCGGCTTCCCTATCCAAACCTACTTTACGTCATATCCGATCCTACATGGCATGCGAGGCATCACCTTGAGGTTATGCATTGTACATGCCCTCAAGTCGTcttaggtggtggtggtggtcggtTTAGGTCGTTATCAGTGTTGTGcgtttttcttctttcttttttcttacACATGATGTGGTCTTGCCTTAGTTTTCCTTGGAAAACTAGACCATTTTCGAAAAGGAAAAAAGAATTGCAGGAGCACCCAGCCCCATAAGAAAATTCTCTACCTGCAGAAAGAATTGCAAATTTGCAGTGGAACACGAGCTGAAATCCAACAGCGTAAGGACACCCGTGAACTGGCGGCAGTGCTCGTGGGTTGACACTAAAATAGAAGCAACCCTCTGATACAGAGATGGTTGCTGCAGCTTGGAACATGTCACTGACGGCTTAAAGTGAGCTGTAGCCTAAACGTGTGATGGTAATACAAACGGTACAAGAAGAGAACGTCAAGTTTCCTGAACAACTTGACAATAGATTTGCTCGAGCCCCCGGCGCCATCACCATGTACAAAGTATACAAAGTACTCGAACCACCACAGCCTCCCCTCCTCACGCCGAAGGCAACACCAGCCTCGTAAACCAATAGCTGAAAACTGAAATTAAGAAATGGAACAGTGAAACTGAAACATCTTTGCAAATTCAGAATCGTTGTCAGCAGAGTTCTACAGAAGCCATACTCACAAATCAGAATAGAAGTTGCAGATTCAGAACTCACACAAACAGGATCATAGCAAGAACTCTGTCAAGTGAAGCGACGGGGATAATAGCTGAACCTGAACATGATAGAGAGCAATGACCAAAGAAACACCATTAATATTTCATGAGGTAATGAAACAGGGTGTTCCCACAGAACCAACACAAGTTACAGGAAGACATGGTCTGAACAGCTGACTATTACAGAAAACCATCCTAGCCTAGGAGGAGGTGAACTTGGTGACAGCCTTGGTGCCCTCGGAGACGGCGTGCTTGGCGAGCTCGCCGGGGAGGACGAGGCGGACGGAGGTCTGGATCTCCCGGGACGTGATGGTGGGCTTCTTGTTGTACCTCGCAAGCTTGGCCGACTCGCCGGCCAGCTTCTCGAAGATGTCGTTGATGAAGGAGTTCATGATGGACATGGCCTTGGAGGAGATGCCGATGTCCGGGTGCACCGGCTTCAGCACCTTGAAGATGTAGATCTTGTACGTCTCCACGCTcttcttggacttcttcttccccttcttctcgCCGCCCTCCTTGGACGCCGGCAAACTACGATCGAATGGATAATGGGACATCTCGACTACACTACACTGGAATGCTTATCCACCTCCACCGGAAGGGGGTTTTATAGATACAGAGGAGAAAATGGTGGGAAAAGGTTGGCGGGAAAATAAGGCGGGAAGGGGTTGGCGGGAAACGGCGGGAACATATGGCGAGAAGGGGTTGGCGGGAAACGGGTGGTGGGAATATATGGCGGGAAGGGGTTGGCGAGAAACGGGTGGCGAGAAAATACATTTCAGCCTAATGTATGAGCCATGCAACTTCGGCCTACACGAGACCAAAAAGTACTTTTCGGCCTAGGCTTGACTAAAAAGTCTATTTCGGCCTACACTTGACCGAAGTGCATTTTCGGCCAGGACCCCACCACTTCGGCCAAGAGATGGCCGAAAAGTCTACTTC contains:
- the LOC125529773 gene encoding histone H2B.3-like is translated as MSHYPFDRSLPASKEGGEKKGKKKSKKSVETYKIYIFKVLKPVHPDIGISSKAMSIMNSFINDIFEKLAGESAKLARYNKKPTITSREIQTSVRLVLPGELAKHAVSEGTKAVTKFTSS